One window of Cohnella hashimotonis genomic DNA carries:
- a CDS encoding DCC1-like thiol-disulfide oxidoreductase family protein has translation MRRYVDMGKSGTGARLQAATERSPESGMRDNEADVFVLLVDGDCVMCRGIARFAAKRDRAERLRFAAQDSAAGRELMTRLGLELPSGGSFALVRGTASWTRSAAAIRTLAALDAPWPAAAAALRLVPARLRDAVYDAVAARRHRLARRMGERCPARPDERLRRRLLEGGGWTGEDDIDAAGAMDADAAHSSGLAEAAPATNAAKPFRHAEAAPATNAAELTGHAEAARATNAAELKGGAR, from the coding sequence ATGAGACGATACGTGGATATGGGAAAAAGCGGCACCGGCGCCCGCTTGCAGGCTGCAACGGAGCGCTCGCCGGAAAGCGGCATGCGGGACAACGAGGCTGATGTGTTCGTGCTGCTCGTGGACGGAGATTGCGTGATGTGCAGGGGCATCGCCCGCTTCGCGGCGAAGCGGGACCGGGCGGAGCGGCTGCGCTTCGCTGCGCAGGATTCCGCAGCCGGGCGGGAGCTGATGACGCGGCTGGGGCTCGAACTGCCGTCCGGCGGCAGCTTCGCGCTCGTCCGCGGCACGGCGTCGTGGACGCGCTCGGCGGCGGCGATCCGCACGCTCGCGGCGCTGGACGCGCCGTGGCCGGCGGCTGCCGCTGCGCTCCGGCTCGTGCCGGCCCGGCTGCGGGACGCCGTCTACGACGCCGTCGCCGCGCGAAGGCATCGGCTGGCGCGAAGAATGGGCGAGCGCTGTCCGGCGAGGCCTGACGAGCGATTGCGGCGGAGATTGCTCGAAGGCGGCGGCTGGACGGGAGAGGACGACATCGACGCTGCCGGCGCCATGGACGCGGACGCCGCGCATTCGTCCGGGCTCGCTGAAGCAGCCCCGGCGACGAATGCCGCAAAGCCTTTCCGGCATGCTGAAGCAGCCCCGGCGACGAATGCCGCGGAGCTGACCGGGCATGCTGAAGCAGCCCGGGCGACGAATGCCGCGGAGCTGAAAGGCGGGGCCCGATGA
- a CDS encoding proline dehydrogenase family protein, which translates to MNIGSTLYRKTMTAVTGNRAVKRLTLRFGRRLAGRFVASDHLQGALREVAALNRQGIMATLDALGEGIGSTDEALAYRDEYLKLLDAIADSGVRANVSLKPTQMGLALDADACFRNIRDIVARAREYGNFVRIDMENSPYTQATIDMTVRLHREGLTNVGTVLQAYLKRTEGDARDLMGAGVSLRLVKGAYREPAAIAFQHKSEIVASFKRIVQLHLDRGIYTAVASHDDAIISWVKDYTLHHGIPKERFEFQMLYGLRMSEQARLAREGYRVRCYVPYGTMWYPYYTRRLAEKPGNLWLVVRHMLR; encoded by the coding sequence ATGAATATCGGCTCGACGCTGTACCGCAAAACGATGACGGCCGTGACGGGCAACCGCGCGGTGAAGCGGCTGACGCTGCGATTCGGCCGCAGGCTGGCCGGCCGCTTCGTCGCCAGCGACCATCTGCAAGGCGCGCTGCGCGAGGTGGCGGCGCTCAATCGTCAGGGCATTATGGCTACGCTGGATGCGCTCGGCGAAGGCATCGGCAGTACGGACGAGGCGCTCGCTTATCGCGACGAATACTTGAAGCTGCTCGACGCGATCGCGGATTCGGGCGTGCGCGCCAACGTATCGCTGAAGCCGACGCAGATGGGGCTCGCGCTCGACGCCGACGCCTGCTTCCGGAACATCCGCGATATCGTCGCCCGGGCCAGGGAGTACGGCAATTTCGTACGGATCGATATGGAGAATTCACCGTATACGCAGGCGACGATCGACATGACCGTCCGGCTGCACCGGGAGGGGCTGACCAACGTAGGCACCGTGCTGCAGGCTTATCTGAAGCGCACCGAAGGAGATGCGCGTGACTTGATGGGTGCGGGCGTTTCCTTAAGGCTCGTTAAAGGCGCATACCGGGAGCCCGCGGCCATCGCTTTCCAGCACAAGTCCGAGATTGTCGCAAGCTTCAAAAGGATCGTTCAGCTGCACCTGGACCGGGGCATCTACACGGCAGTCGCGTCGCATGACGACGCCATTATAAGCTGGGTCAAAGATTATACGCTTCATCATGGAATTCCGAAGGAGAGGTTCGAGTTCCAGATGCTGTACGGGCTGCGGATGTCCGAACAGGCGCGGCTCGCCAGGGAGGGCTATCGGGTACGCTGCTACGTGCCCTACGGCACGATGTGGTATCCCTATTACACGCGCCGGCTGGCGGAGAAGCCGGGGAATTTGTGGCTGGTTGTGAGGCATATGCTGCGGTAA
- a CDS encoding DUF4166 domain-containing protein, with protein MKSIFEKALGEKEFAKLHPKIRERFGFHSEEGIASIGRGVMEEVRYAKWAALPLAVGASRHIMFPEGGRQIPFSIENYAYRDALGRETLTINRTFRFERSLRRFDATMVYSEERERIVDYLGNKQHLAVDLDAWAAPNGGIQIRSGEQRFYEGPLGFRFPATLTGCADVCEWYDDDDACYRISVSVRNPLLGRIFAYKGAFQVETARVGKVGMPLQAAPLRLERRE; from the coding sequence ATGAAGTCGATATTCGAAAAGGCGCTCGGGGAGAAGGAGTTCGCGAAGCTGCATCCAAAAATCCGCGAGCGCTTCGGATTCCACAGCGAAGAGGGAATTGCCTCGATCGGGCGAGGCGTGATGGAGGAGGTCCGGTATGCGAAATGGGCGGCACTGCCGCTTGCGGTCGGCGCGTCGCGTCACATCATGTTTCCCGAAGGCGGCCGTCAGATCCCGTTTTCGATCGAAAATTACGCTTACCGCGACGCGCTCGGCAGAGAAACGCTGACCATCAACCGCACGTTCCGCTTCGAGCGGTCGCTGCGCAGGTTCGACGCGACGATGGTGTACAGCGAGGAACGCGAACGCATCGTAGATTACCTGGGAAATAAACAGCATCTCGCGGTCGACCTGGACGCATGGGCGGCGCCGAACGGCGGCATTCAGATTCGTTCGGGCGAGCAGCGCTTCTACGAAGGACCGCTCGGCTTCCGTTTTCCGGCAACGCTCACCGGCTGCGCGGACGTATGCGAATGGTACGACGATGACGATGCCTGCTACCGCATCTCGGTATCGGTCCGCAATCCGTTGCTGGGCCGGATTTTTGCCTATAAAGGCGCGTTCCAAGTGGAGACCGCCCGCGTCGGCAAGGTGGGCATGCCGCTGCAGGCGGCGCCGCTCAGGCTGGAGCGCAGGGAATAA
- a CDS encoding DoxX-like family protein: MSGLRDRRGPAGAGRPIYVEIDVASDMEALWRHTQQPKLHERWDLRFSEIDYLPKASSGDDQNFLYLTRIGFGLSIRGTGKSRAPNVSADGVRTSVLAFGADHPLSLIGRGGGYWRYTPLPDGGVRFVTRFDYRTRFGRAGRWLDRLLFRPLFGWATAWSFDALRLWLDRGVPPEESLLRAKLHALSIAVLSLCWAYSGLVPKLLYPAASGELDLLRALGWFPGIEAAMTSALGVCELLVAGTVAFTRSPRLLTLQAVAVCALTAAALTGTPALLYAPFNPFVLAMLMLAATFAARWTRKGLPSAKRCRRRPGSHSDKTATKGELV; the protein is encoded by the coding sequence ATGAGCGGGCTGCGCGATCGTCGAGGGCCGGCGGGGGCGGGGCGTCCGATCTACGTCGAGATCGATGTCGCTTCGGATATGGAGGCGCTTTGGCGGCATACGCAGCAGCCCAAGCTTCATGAGCGTTGGGATCTGCGCTTTTCCGAGATCGATTACCTGCCCAAGGCTTCGTCCGGGGACGATCAAAATTTCCTCTATCTCACCCGAATCGGCTTCGGGCTCTCGATCCGCGGCACCGGCAAGTCGCGTGCGCCGAACGTCTCGGCGGACGGCGTGCGCACCTCGGTTCTCGCCTTCGGCGCGGATCATCCGCTCTCGCTCATCGGGCGCGGCGGCGGCTACTGGCGATATACGCCGCTGCCGGACGGCGGCGTGCGGTTCGTCACGCGCTTCGATTACCGCACGCGGTTCGGCCGCGCGGGGCGGTGGCTCGACCGGCTGTTATTCAGGCCGTTGTTCGGCTGGGCCACCGCATGGAGCTTCGACGCGCTGCGGCTGTGGCTCGACCGGGGCGTGCCGCCGGAGGAGAGCCTGCTGCGCGCCAAGCTGCATGCGCTCAGCATCGCCGTCTTGTCGCTGTGCTGGGCTTATTCCGGCCTCGTGCCGAAGTTGCTGTATCCCGCCGCTTCGGGCGAGCTGGACCTGCTGCGCGCGCTCGGCTGGTTTCCCGGCATCGAAGCGGCGATGACTTCAGCGCTTGGCGTTTGCGAGCTGCTGGTTGCGGGCACCGTGGCGTTCACGCGATCGCCGAGGCTGCTCACGTTGCAGGCGGTCGCGGTCTGCGCGCTGACGGCCGCAGCGTTGACAGGCACGCCCGCGCTGCTGTACGCGCCGTTCAATCCATTTGTCCTGGCGATGCTCATGCTGGCTGCAACGTTTGCCGCACGCTGGACGCGCAAGGGGCTCCCGTCCGCGAAGCGATGCCGAAGGCGGCCAGGTAGCCATAGCGATAAGACGGCCACAAAGGGGGAACTTGTATGA
- a CDS encoding response regulator, whose protein sequence is MKPIRLLLVEDDPDWVKSMSVYLNREEDLLVVGTAATPEEALRLAASIEFDVALLDVHLTEAGRDGIYTALALAELRPVRMIMLTSDSSERTMTDAFTAGALHYLDKSRFKELPQAIRGVFHHPEAMEALLKELRRLKREEQLQPLTAAEREVYEMLEEGYTHSQIERKLYKSESTLKNQVNKILKKLGVRSGREAVDKVRKSGLDKESDIAEN, encoded by the coding sequence ATGAAGCCGATTCGATTGCTGCTCGTCGAGGACGACCCGGATTGGGTCAAGTCGATGAGCGTCTACCTGAACCGGGAAGAAGACCTGCTGGTCGTGGGCACGGCCGCGACGCCGGAGGAGGCGCTGCGCCTGGCCGCTTCGATCGAGTTCGACGTGGCGCTGCTGGACGTCCATCTGACCGAGGCGGGACGCGACGGCATCTATACGGCTCTCGCCTTGGCGGAGCTTCGTCCGGTCCGTATGATCATGCTGACGTCGGATTCGTCGGAACGGACGATGACGGACGCCTTCACGGCCGGTGCGTTGCATTACTTGGACAAGTCCAGGTTCAAGGAGCTTCCGCAAGCGATTCGCGGCGTCTTTCATCATCCCGAAGCGATGGAGGCGCTGCTGAAGGAGCTGAGGCGGCTCAAGCGCGAGGAGCAGCTCCAGCCGCTGACCGCCGCCGAACGCGAGGTTTACGAGATGCTGGAGGAAGGCTACACGCATTCGCAGATCGAACGCAAGCTGTACAAGTCCGAGAGCACGCTTAAAAATCAAGTGAACAAAATCCTTAAAAAGCTCGGGGTACGCAGCGGACGCGAGGCAGTGGATAAAGTTCGCAAGAGCGGTCTGGACAAGGAAAGCGATATTGCGGAAAATTAG
- a CDS encoding sensor histidine kinase, translated as MLYYVLMLSAAAVVLLASDVRSESGRWAAFFLLSAATGGVARLWLQSPLPQVWFEVAQLFNQIVTPYGVLVFSLVYAGGAAAALTKRRRLKLWLLLPPAAMLAYALLSGSLEPNYPLMLIWAAPYYLAACALLVASYLRETDRQLRRSRLITVVITVPTLLGVVAFIHVAKTIWPDFDFFGYISAFFVYSFAIALLCVFVYGVLGVKVRVESDSLAGAMKAAGMGTSLLNHTIKNEVGKIALSVENLRGAQDDNGREADEQLAVIERAAAHLMEMAGRIHSRTRDFAWNPARCDPAALMGEALEPLKERFAGQGVLVSEAYEETEALFADPVHLREAIGNVLANAADALEAGGLLEIKISKERRHIVLSVRDNGPGMPPELLERVWEPFFSTKQGKSNYGLGLSYVYQVLRKCGGRAEIESKPGSGTVVRLRITRSRR; from the coding sequence ATGCTCTATTACGTTCTTATGCTGTCCGCGGCTGCGGTCGTGCTGCTCGCCTCCGACGTTCGCAGCGAGAGCGGCCGCTGGGCCGCGTTTTTCCTGCTGAGTGCCGCGACCGGCGGCGTCGCGCGGCTGTGGCTGCAATCGCCACTGCCGCAGGTTTGGTTCGAGGTTGCGCAGCTGTTTAATCAGATCGTGACACCGTACGGCGTCCTCGTGTTCAGCCTGGTCTACGCCGGCGGAGCGGCAGCTGCCCTGACGAAAAGGAGGCGGCTTAAGTTATGGCTGCTGCTGCCGCCGGCGGCGATGCTCGCCTACGCGCTGCTGAGCGGGAGCCTGGAGCCGAACTACCCGCTCATGCTGATCTGGGCTGCGCCTTATTACTTGGCGGCATGTGCGCTGCTGGTTGCCTCTTACTTGCGGGAGACCGACCGGCAGCTGCGCAGAAGCCGGCTGATCACTGTCGTCATCACGGTGCCGACGCTGCTTGGCGTAGTCGCGTTTATCCACGTCGCCAAAACGATATGGCCGGATTTCGATTTTTTCGGTTACATCTCGGCTTTTTTTGTCTACTCGTTTGCCATCGCCCTGCTGTGCGTATTCGTATACGGCGTGCTCGGCGTGAAGGTGCGCGTAGAGAGCGACTCGCTCGCCGGAGCCATGAAGGCGGCGGGCATGGGGACAAGCCTGCTCAACCATACGATTAAAAACGAGGTCGGCAAGATCGCCCTCAGCGTGGAAAATCTGCGGGGGGCGCAGGATGATAACGGACGCGAAGCGGACGAGCAGCTGGCGGTCATCGAGCGGGCGGCGGCGCACCTGATGGAGATGGCGGGCCGGATCCACAGCCGCACACGGGACTTCGCCTGGAATCCGGCCCGCTGCGATCCGGCCGCGCTCATGGGAGAAGCGCTGGAGCCGCTGAAGGAGCGCTTCGCCGGACAAGGCGTCCTCGTATCGGAAGCGTACGAGGAGACGGAGGCCTTGTTTGCCGATCCCGTCCATTTGCGCGAAGCGATCGGCAACGTGCTCGCCAACGCAGCGGACGCGCTGGAAGCGGGCGGCTTGCTGGAGATCAAGATCTCGAAGGAACGCCGGCATATCGTGCTCAGCGTTCGGGATAACGGCCCGGGGATGCCGCCCGAGCTCCTCGAACGGGTATGGGAACCCTTTTTTAGCACGAAGCAAGGCAAAAGCAATTATGGACTGGGCCTGTCCTACGTCTACCAGGTGCTTCGCAAATGCGGGGGCCGCGCGGAGATCGAGAGCAAGCCGGGGAGCGGCACGGTCGTCCGGCTGCGTATTACGCGATCGCGAAGATGA
- a CDS encoding GNAT family N-acetyltransferase, protein MNIIVDDLSGPEVAALLEEHLRGMAADTPPESVHALDLERLKRPEITFWSAWEGRELLGCGALKDLGGGHGELKSMRTAAAHLRKGVAARILAHIAAEARRRGFERLSLETGSPDSFIPARKLYEKFGFDYCGPFADYKEDPYSVYMTMTL, encoded by the coding sequence TTGAACATCATTGTGGACGACCTTTCCGGTCCCGAGGTGGCCGCGCTGCTGGAGGAGCATCTGCGGGGAATGGCCGCGGATACGCCGCCGGAGAGCGTTCACGCGCTGGATCTCGAACGACTCAAGCGGCCGGAAATCACGTTTTGGAGCGCCTGGGAGGGCCGGGAGCTGCTTGGCTGCGGGGCGCTCAAGGATCTCGGCGGCGGACACGGGGAGCTCAAATCGATGCGGACCGCGGCGGCGCATCTGCGCAAAGGCGTCGCAGCCCGCATACTCGCGCATATCGCAGCGGAGGCGCGGCGTCGGGGCTTCGAACGGCTGAGTCTGGAGACGGGTTCGCCCGACTCGTTCATCCCGGCGCGCAAGCTGTACGAGAAGTTCGGCTTCGACTATTGCGGACCTTTTGCGGACTATAAAGAGGACCCGTACAGCGTGTATATGACGATGACTTTATAG
- a CDS encoding GNAT family N-acetyltransferase: MLRWLKRGDLPAIVRIVTRELIPISPHPQPGGRKLRKDMKARLAQGSTLIASEGSKVRAFLHLIIQHDTLFVDLLAVDRSCQGKGYGSRLMNGAERHARNLGCLRARLYVDEGNEAGTRFYRRLGYSVVARHEAMKCYEMYKWL; the protein is encoded by the coding sequence ATGTTGCGCTGGCTGAAGCGCGGCGACCTGCCCGCGATCGTCCGGATTGTCACCCGCGAGCTGATCCCCATCTCTCCCCATCCCCAGCCCGGCGGCCGGAAGCTCCGCAAAGATATGAAGGCGCGCCTCGCGCAGGGCTCGACGCTTATCGCATCCGAAGGCAGTAAAGTCCGCGCCTTCCTGCACCTTATCATACAGCACGATACGCTCTTCGTCGATCTGCTCGCCGTGGACCGTTCTTGCCAGGGAAAAGGGTACGGGTCCCGGTTGATGAACGGCGCGGAACGCCACGCCCGGAATCTCGGCTGCCTGCGCGCCAGGCTATACGTAGACGAAGGAAACGAGGCAGGCACGCGATTTTACCGGCGGCTCGGCTACTCGGTCGTGGCGCGCCATGAAGCGATGAAATGTTATGAAATGTATAAGTGGCTCTGA
- the pruA gene encoding L-glutamate gamma-semialdehyde dehydrogenase, translating into MRTEFKNEAFTNFKAEPANLAYDAALRQVEAELGRSYPLVIGGARIDTERRATSVNPAKRARIVGIVAQADRASAERALAAAAAAFETWKRVDPQERARYLYRAAAMLRRRKHEFSAWMTLEAGKTRAEADADTAEAIDFMEFYAREMQRLALPQPLTPSAEEENQLYYAPLGVGVVIPPWNFPLAIVAGMTCAAIVSGNTVVLKPASPTPVIAAKFVELLEQAGLPPGVVNFLPGPGGEVGDALVDHPLTRFVSFTGSRDVGLRINERAAKTQPGQRWIKRVVLEMGGKDAIVVDADADADLAADAIVAAAFGFSGQKCSACSRAIVHQDIYEAVLNKVAERTRKLVVGDPADRATDVGPVIDDKAYRKILDYIAIGKQEGRLVLGGGTGDPGGWFVEPAIFADVDPKARISQEEIFGPVLAFTSADSFEDAIRIANDTDYGLTGAVISNDRAHLELARREFFAGNLYLNRKCTGALVGTHPFGGFNMSGTDSKAGGRDYLLLFTQAKVVSERF; encoded by the coding sequence ATGAGGACAGAATTCAAAAACGAAGCCTTCACGAACTTCAAGGCGGAGCCGGCCAACCTTGCTTATGACGCCGCGCTCCGGCAAGTCGAAGCGGAGCTCGGCCGGAGCTACCCGCTCGTTATCGGCGGAGCGCGAATCGATACGGAGCGCAGAGCGACTTCGGTCAACCCGGCCAAGCGCGCCAGGATCGTCGGCATCGTCGCGCAGGCGGACCGCGCGTCGGCAGAACGGGCGCTCGCAGCCGCGGCAGCCGCGTTCGAGACATGGAAGCGGGTCGATCCGCAGGAGAGAGCCCGCTACCTGTACCGCGCGGCGGCGATGCTGCGGCGGCGCAAGCACGAATTTTCGGCCTGGATGACGCTTGAAGCCGGCAAAACGCGGGCCGAGGCCGACGCCGACACCGCCGAGGCGATCGACTTCATGGAGTTTTACGCGCGGGAGATGCAGCGCCTTGCGCTGCCGCAGCCGCTGACGCCGTCGGCGGAGGAGGAAAATCAGCTCTACTACGCGCCGCTCGGCGTCGGCGTCGTCATTCCGCCCTGGAACTTCCCGCTTGCAATCGTCGCCGGCATGACCTGCGCGGCAATCGTCAGCGGCAACACCGTCGTGCTCAAGCCGGCGAGCCCGACGCCCGTCATCGCAGCCAAGTTTGTCGAGCTGCTTGAGCAGGCGGGCCTGCCTCCGGGAGTCGTGAACTTCTTGCCCGGACCTGGCGGCGAGGTGGGGGACGCGCTGGTGGATCATCCGCTGACGCGGTTCGTCAGCTTCACGGGCTCGCGCGACGTCGGCTTGCGCATCAACGAACGCGCGGCCAAGACGCAGCCGGGACAGCGGTGGATCAAGCGCGTCGTGCTGGAGATGGGCGGCAAGGACGCGATCGTCGTCGATGCGGATGCCGACGCGGACCTGGCAGCGGACGCGATCGTCGCCGCGGCCTTCGGCTTTTCGGGTCAGAAGTGTTCGGCGTGCTCGCGCGCGATCGTACATCAAGATATATATGAAGCGGTGCTGAATAAAGTCGCGGAACGTACGCGGAAGCTGGTCGTCGGCGATCCCGCGGATCGCGCGACCGACGTCGGGCCCGTCATAGACGACAAGGCGTACCGCAAGATTCTCGATTATATCGCCATCGGCAAGCAGGAAGGGAGGCTTGTCCTGGGCGGCGGCACAGGCGATCCCGGCGGCTGGTTCGTGGAGCCGGCGATTTTTGCCGACGTCGACCCGAAGGCGCGCATTTCGCAGGAGGAAATCTTCGGTCCGGTCCTCGCATTTACAAGCGCGGACTCGTTCGAGGACGCGATCCGCATCGCGAACGACACCGACTACGGCTTGACGGGCGCGGTGATCTCGAACGACCGGGCGCATCTCGAGCTGGCTCGCCGGGAGTTTTTCGCCGGCAACTTGTACCTTAACCGCAAATGCACCGGCGCGCTGGTCGGCACGCACCCGTTCGGCGGCTTCAATATGTCGGGAACGGACTCCAAGGCGGGGGGCCGGGATTATTTGCTGCTGTTTACGCAGGCGAAGGTCGTATCGGAGCGATTTTAA